One genomic segment of Equus przewalskii isolate Varuska chromosome 13, EquPr2, whole genome shotgun sequence includes these proteins:
- the LOC139075424 gene encoding actin nucleation-promoting factor WAS-like translates to MWEVDGGRRDEKGGTARSPRAAASLPGGRHRRRADGLRNSSAFSPALPFSSGGGGGGGGPDGAAHSGGSSAPGLGCCVLGGGGSGGGSDPTRAVTIVRGSWRSQAEPLSSRRRPWPPALTPPAPGALRRRLPAPAFCACAPPCQHGAPPPPPPRALPRSLTITPAGGSRAVSGTWAKDTRLPWPAQPGSGGYGDAYHGDTCTHTVTPAILTHVRSHTPQTPPASRAHTHTHLPGPRGRIGGADPQPVQPQ, encoded by the coding sequence atgtgGGAAGTGGACGGGGGGCGCCGGGATGAGAAGGGGGGTACCGCTCGGTCACCTCGGGCTGCGGCCTCCCTCCCCGGGGGGCGGCACCGCCGGCGAGCAGACGGGCTCCGCAACTCCTCGGCTTTCTCGCCAGCCCTCCCGTTCTcctcgggcggcggcggcggcggcgggggcccgGACGGCGCGGCTCACAGCGGCGGCTCCTCCGCGCCGGGCCTTGGTTGCTGCGTCTTGggaggcggcggcagcggcggcggcagcgaCCCGACCCGTGCGGTCACCATCGTCCGCGGCAGCTGGCGCTCACAGGCCGAGCCCCTCAGCAGCCGGCGGCGGCCATGGCCTCCTGCGCTCACTCCGCCCGCCCCCGGCGCTCTGCGGCGGCGGCTGCCGGCTCCCGCTTTCTGCGCCTGCGCGCCGCCCTGCCAGCACggcgcgccccctcccccgcccccgcgcgCGCTCCCGCGCTCACTCACAATCACACCGGCCGGGGGTTCCCGCGCTGTCTCCGGTACGTGGGCGAAAGACACACGCCTCCCGTGGCCCGCACAGCCGGGCTCTGGCGGCTATGGAGACGCCTACCACGGCGACACCTGCACGCACACTGTGACACCCGCCATTCTGACACACGTGCGCTCTCACACTCCCCAAACACCACCAGCCTCACGCGCTCACACCCACACTCACCTGCCGGGACCACGTGGGAGAATTGGAGGGGCTGATCCTCAGCCGGTGCAACCGCAGTAG